In Mesorhizobium sp. M9A.F.Ca.ET.002.03.1.2, the DNA window GCGATGGGTTCTCAGCTCGGCGATCGACTCCGGCTTGCCATATTTGTTCACATAGGAGGGAGCCGCGTAGAGGTGGAAATGCACGGTGAACAGGCGGCGCTGGATGAGATCCGGCTGCTGCGGCTGGCGCAGCCGGATCGCGCAGTCCGCCCGGCGCATGGTGAGGTCGAGTTCCTCGTTCGCCAGGATCAACTGCAGGCTGATCTCGGGATAGAGATCGATGAATTCCTGCACGCGCTCAGTCAGCCAGCCGGCGCCGAGCCCCACCGTGGTCGTCACCCTGAGCACGCCGGAGGGCCGGTCCTTGGCCTCGGTCAGCCGCGACTTGATCGTCTCCAGCTTCATCAGCACGTCATGCGCCGTGCGGAACAGCATCTCGCCCTGCTCGGTCAGCACCAGGCCGCGGGCATGGCGGTTGAACAGCGGCACGCCGACGTCATGTTCGAGCGCGCTGACCTGCCGTGAGATCGCCGACTGCGACAGATGCAGCGTCTCGGCGGCGTGGGTGAACGACCCTGCTTCCGCCGCAGCGTGAAACACGCGTAGTTTGTCCCAGTCCAACGCCATGATGCCCCTCGTTCTGTTTTTTGGCGTCTGAATGAAAATTTAGGCTTTTGCGCGGCTTCTCTCGGCGCGCTTGCTTACTCCGCCGCTTCGCGGTGAACTTCGATCCCGGCGAGGTACTTTTCCGCCTCGAGCGCGGCCATGCAGCCAAGCCCCGCCGCCGTCACCGCCTGGCGATAGATGTCGTCGGTCACGTCGCCGGCGGCGAACACGCCCGGCACGTCGGTGCAGGTCGAATCCGGCGCCGTCCACAGATAGCCGTTCGGCTTCTGCTTCAGCTTGCCGGCGAACAGCTCGACCGCCGGCGCATGGCCGATCGCCACGAACACGCCGTCGACCGTCAGATGCATCTCCTGGCCGGTCACCAGATTGCGCAGCTTCAGCCCTTCCACCGAAGGCGGCAGCGGCATCTTGCCGGACTGGCCGGTGATCTCGTCGACGACGGTGTCCCAGATGACGCGGACATTGTCCTTCTTGAACAGCCGCTCGCTCAGGATACGCTCGGCGCGGAAGTCGCTGCGCCGGTGGATGACCGTCACGCTCTTTGCCAGGTTGGAGAGGTAGAGCGCCTCCTCCACCGCCGAATTGCCGCCGCCGATCACCGCGACATCCTTGCCGCGATAGAAGAAGCCGTCGCAGGTGGCGCAGGCCGAAACGCCGAAGCCCATGAAGGTCTGTTCGCTCGGAATGCCCAGCCATTTCGCCTGCGCACCGGTGGCGATGATCAGCGCGTCGGCTGTATAGATCGTGCCGGAATCGCCCTTGGCCCGGAACGGGCGCACATTGAGGTCAACCTCGGTGATGATGTCGTTGATGATATCGGTGCCGACATGCTCGGCTTGCTTCAGCATTTGTTCCATCAGCCACGGACCCTGGATCGGATCGGCGAATCCCGGATAGTTTTCCACGTCGGTGGTGATCATCAGCTGACCACCCTGCTGCAGACCGGCGACCAGCATCGGCTTCAGCATGGCGCGGGCGGCGTAGATTGCCGCCGTATAGCCGGCGGGGCCGGAGCCGATGATGAGAACGGGTGCGTGCTTGGTGGTCATGGACAAGCCTTCACAACAACCGGACGCGAATGAAGCGTCCGGCACAGGGGTCGAATATCGGCCCTAATCTAGGTGTTGCAGACGACGCCAGCAAGACGACCTGGCCTTCGTCCCCGGAAAGCTTGGACACAAACAGGCGATCCATGAA includes these proteins:
- a CDS encoding LysR family transcriptional regulator, whose protein sequence is MALDWDKLRVFHAAAEAGSFTHAAETLHLSQSAISRQVSALEHDVGVPLFNRHARGLVLTEQGEMLFRTAHDVLMKLETIKSRLTEAKDRPSGVLRVTTTVGLGAGWLTERVQEFIDLYPEISLQLILANEELDLTMRRADCAIRLRQPQQPDLIQRRLFTVHFHLYAAPSYVNKYGKPESIAELRTHRIVTFGVPVPAHLSELNWLETVGDFEGGQRVPTLQINDILSIKRAVQGGAGIAMLPDYVISKDSGLVQLLPETEVPSFDTYFAYPDAMKNQAKLHVFRDFIIAKARSWSF
- the trxB gene encoding thioredoxin-disulfide reductase; this translates as MTTKHAPVLIIGSGPAGYTAAIYAARAMLKPMLVAGLQQGGQLMITTDVENYPGFADPIQGPWLMEQMLKQAEHVGTDIINDIITEVDLNVRPFRAKGDSGTIYTADALIIATGAQAKWLGIPSEQTFMGFGVSACATCDGFFYRGKDVAVIGGGNSAVEEALYLSNLAKSVTVIHRRSDFRAERILSERLFKKDNVRVIWDTVVDEITGQSGKMPLPPSVEGLKLRNLVTGQEMHLTVDGVFVAIGHAPAVELFAGKLKQKPNGYLWTAPDSTCTDVPGVFAAGDVTDDIYRQAVTAAGLGCMAALEAEKYLAGIEVHREAAE